Genomic segment of Schistocerca piceifrons isolate TAMUIC-IGC-003096 chromosome 1, iqSchPice1.1, whole genome shotgun sequence:
ATGCTGCACTAACATCTGTCATATTTCAAGCATTTGCAACATGgtacctgtctgtctgtctcaaGTTAGGAGTGTAACGAATGCTGTTGATGTTGCACAGCTTGCAAAGCTTAGGAGTCCGAGCAGGATCTCCTAAATCTACTGAAAGATGCATCGTCCACCCTACAGTTACCACTGGTCAACGTTCCTAGCGCAGACATGAAGCTATACCGAGATATTTCTAGTGGAAAACCTCATCCTTTTTTGCCACCCACACTCTGCAGacatgcttttgacactgtgcacAATCTGTGTCTCCCTGGCGTTAGATCAACTCGTCTAGGTTAAGAACGTTCTTTATGGCATTGCATGAATTCATTGCCACCGTAGCAAGACATCCCATCATGTGCATGCATGCGCGCAAAATTTTCCAGGTAAGACAACATGATTTGCACCTATAAACATCAGTGTAGTAGGTCGGCTACCTCTGTCACATAGTCAGCGTTACTTGTTAACGGGAATAGATCGTTTCACACATTGGTCAGAAAGAATACCAGTTGACAATATTTCGACACAAGCCCTAGCCTTCGTGTTTGTGTCGAATGAGACTTTGCGCTTTGGTTGTCAGCTGCACAGTCACCACAGACTCTTGATGACAATTTGAATCAGAGCTATTTACTCAGCTAGCAAATTTTATAGTTTCTCATAGGACATCAAGCTACCACACAGAGACAAAGAGAATGATTGAACGTTGGCAGTGTTCTTTGCAAGGTGTTGATGTGTCATGACACTTATTGGACTAATTGGACAACAGCCTTACCCTTGGTTCTGCTTGGTCTTTGGAATACATATAAACTGGACTTAGATTCTTCGTTGACGAGGCTCACATATGGTAAAGCACTGTGAGTCTCTGACGAATTCGGTGAGCCAAGTCCACACAGCTTCCTGACCATGACCAAAAGACTTCATTTGTCTCCTGAAGGAATATGTTGCTTGCATTCTTGCTCATCAAGCATCCAGACACAGCAGAACACCAGCCTATGTACATCATAGTTTACAAACATGTACACAATTCACATTATGCACAGGTGGCGTCAAATTAGCGCTATAATCACCTTACACAGACCAGCATCGTGTCTTCGAAAGAGGAGCATAAACTCTAGAATATCTAGGGCTGGCAACTCTACCACAGTCTAGATTGACAGAGGGAGTTTGCATTTTTCCAGGAGTACCACTAGCATGCAGACCGCAGAAATAGTCTCAGCCTCATCCTCAAGCATAGCTGCATACCCCCAAAGTACACCCTCTATCTGACTGTAGAACATGCTCCAGATGTTAAGTGCACTTACCAGCAAGATTTTTAGATGACGCACTACTTCCCTGTGGGGGCTCATGTAGCAACCAAGATCGCCAGTTACCATCCGCTGCTGTGTTTTCATCAGCTGTCAAAGAGTTCTTGCACCAACTGCCAAACGCTCTGTGTGTGGTGCGACGTTCCATGAACGTAAGACGATAATTTCTTCGCAATTAGAGACAGATCTTGAGAAGTTCTTCTCTAGCGCGAACTAGTCTCAACTTATCAAGTATATTTTCTGTGCTTACTTATTGATTGATGTTTATTCGTTCCTGGTACTCGGGACTTCATGTTTTGTATAATATGCTGAGTATCTCAGAACGCGCAATTGTAACTGCTGAGGCGACTATCACCTAGTTGCACAGACACTAGGTCAGTCCTATGGCTTTTTCTGACACGTGTCTCTTCTGTCAACTCTGGCAATGATCTGCATATGATATGTAGAACAACTATCTTAAATTGTGGGTTCCCTATAACAAACTACGTCATTTCAGACGTCAGAGGAAGATGAACGCATACATGTGCAATAATACAATGTCTACTAAATCGCCGAGATGTTCAAGGCAAACTTCTGGCAGAGGACAGCTTTACGGTACCTAAAGATGATCCATAaaaataaagaagtttgcaatttaaAATTTATATGTATGCGTCAGGGTAAGTATGAGAGATTTTGTTGTACTGGAAGATCTTACCACTAATTGTACTGTAAGGATGCAATTACTATTAATTCGTCTTTTACTAATTTTATAAACATCAATTAGGTGCTTAATATTTTGTGCTGTTGAAGTTGTTGCTAGTAGTTAATAATGCAGACAGTTGATTGTCGCAAACAATGACAACGACCCAGCACAATGAGCAATAACAAATAATGCACTTGATGGAGATCTTGTTtttaagtcattattaaaaatgttCCTAAAATTGGTCATTCCTATTACTCACATTATGAATACGGTATATGATTTTATCATTCTATAAACCAAGTTTATCCCATATGACCGTTACGCTTATATCAACCATGAAATTCTAAAACAACATGAATCAATAGTAGCAAAAGCATAGACTCAACAGTTTCGCGATGATCTATTCAGATCTCTATTTCTGTAGGAATCTATGCTTCCAGAGGTAACAAAGTTATTGGGCAAAGCTATTAATTTCAGACTTTTTTGTTTAATTATGCAAATGATATTCGCATCCCTCTCGAGCTAGCTTTTGGTGATAGCAAGTACACATCGCTATGAGCGACTGTACTCATCCTTGCACCCTATCACTTATGTCTGCACCTGTGACTATAAGATAAGATGAACTCTGTTTTTTATGTAAGAAAGTGAAGAAGTAGAAATCTTACAACATGGAAGAGAAATAGTTTATGTCGCCAGCCATGGTACAGATGGAATTGGCGCCCCCAATATATACCTAGTGTGGATTAAATGTTGACTTTGGAGAACAGAATGTGCACCTTTGGTTTGTTTACACAATATCTTTGAGAAACGAACGATTCAAAATAAATAACAGCTGTTTCCTAGCAGTTGATTTACGAAGGCTTCCTATTTCAACAAGGTTTTAAAATCTTTCTGATATGTCAGCTGTGACGTTCGGTAAAAAGACATTTACTCCAACGCCTCCGGATAAGGGCAGCTTTCCACTTGATCATGACGGTGTGTGTAAGACGTCTATGCTAAAATATATGATATGCCTACGCGAGAACAAAAATGACAATTCAAAGTGCCGGAAGGAAGCAAAAGATTATTTAGGATGTAGGATGGATCATAATTTGATGACTAAAGAGGAGTGGTCGAAGTTAGGCCTTGGTGACGTCGATGTAGAGTCGAAGAAATAGACTGGAACGGACTGCAATATTGCGTAACAAAGTGCTTTTGAGGAACGATGCCGAACACAGATTTTAAAAGAACTCCCGGTGATGATGGATCATTGCAACAGAAGAAACACATTTTGATAGGTTGTACAGGGAGTGTTGCTACTATTAAACTGCCGAACCTTGTtgcatttttgaaccaaaaatatgATGTAGATATTCGTATAATTGTGACGAATCATGCACAGCATTTTTATTCGCCTGAAGATATACCCTCCAGTATATCAGTTTACACGGACGACGACGAGTGGAATATGTGGTCCAGACGAGGTGATCCTGTGCTCCACATCGAACTGGCAAAGTGGGCCGATATTTTTGTTATTGCGCCTCTTGATGCCAATACTTTAGCGAAACTATCGCATGTAAGTATACCAGTTTACTAATTTTAATGCACATTGTAGACTACACATTTATATGGGGAAATCACACTGCTGTCTGTTTATGGTTTACCTATTGTTTCATGGGATATTTTTGGAGCGGAATTACAGTCGTGTGTACTCTGGTCTTCGTGTGTTCTAGAGGTGATCAGAAATGAGCGAAAAGAGACTAACTGCTAATGCCTCATATTTAGACCGTTACAGCTTGTAAAATAGATAGTGcatacagttttcattagacacgaAACTTTTCTTACCCAAACAAAGCATCTTCATTGGCACACTCATGGTTGTAAGTTATTCTTAACAATACTCGTGTTAATTTATCCCAGAATGCAATTCCTTTTTTATTGATtccaaaatttattattattattcacaatttTTTATCCCAGCATCGACTAATTTACTTCCAAATTATTTTGTTTGCTGTACAGGAAACAGGACGAACACATGAGGAGCAATATTCATGTATATTGTATATGCATTTTGTGACCGTACAGGTCTCGTGTATCTTATGATGATTTGTCACAAACACCACTTGCAGTAATTAGTTAACTAGTTGTGACAGTGACCAAAGTGATAAGCTAGAACTGACTGGTTTCTCAGCATTTGGAATTAGTGCCTTGGGCCCTATTGTATTATTCAGTAGTTCTTACTACAAATATCACCCCTGATTGGTTCTATTTCCTCGTTTAATTCCTTGCCTTTCAATTTTCTGGACTTTTTTCCTATGCAACATTAACAGTGTACAGTAGTCAGTGTAAGGTTTCATTTTTCCTCATGTCACCATTAACCTCTTTGACTTTGGTATCAGCAGGCCCTCATAACGAAATAACCAAATGCTCCATCATTTAACAGTTTTACAATATAATGTATAAAGTTCTTTGTACATATCACGTATGGCCCTATGTCAGCTATGTGACAATTGTCTGGTGACACATTTTGAACTGAATTAAATTATAGTCTAATAACTGGCTATTTGGGTTGATTCTTGGTGTGAATGAAGAAAATTCTCATCAACACAGTGTTACTTTATAACATAAAGTAGTTATGACCCTCAAGAAACAACCAATGGATGATGGTGATAACTGAAGATTCCAGTGCCACTGGTCGCTTTTTATCTGTGATGTCACAAAGAGGGCGGAGACTCCTTTTCAACCTTCAATATGATAGCTGTGACACTGCGCATTACGTTCACAAACGGATGCAAATAGTACAGAAACAATGTGAAACTAATGGGAAAGCTGCAGGAATTACGTCATTTTGAgtggggagaaactaaatatatGACAGCTCCAATAATGAAAACATTCAATAAAAGTTGCTCTTGCTAAAATGAAACACATGAAATCCTCAACAATAAGCAAAACCTGAAGACAAGACCCTGGAAAAAACTGGTACTGGACATTTCGCTAATGTACAAAGATCAAACAATCTTGCTACCGTGAACCTACACAAAGGTACAAAAATCAGTACTGAaaatttcacttgacctatatagctctaaCAAAATCCATGATACCACAAAAACACCCTCAACTAATCTGGTATCTAACCCTTCACTTGACCAATATAGCTAAAATGAAGCCCGCAGTAACACAAAACCAAAGCtcgcttatacagggtgaaaagtatttaaaccaacaaactctgggaggttgtaggggacatcaaacaaatatttttccctaatgtcatttttcctatgaggagtatttaaactggtagaggaagatttctctggcagcaaattaattataccaacaaacacttttccattttttatgacccagagacaacacattaacacaacccaatttcaattacagtagattttcaaaaatgcctccattgacatgtaaacaaaggttacaccatcggatcatgttctgtctgacatgggcaaaaaccccaggagtatcctgaattgttcctgatgCTGTTcctatctgggcaaccagatcctcttctgatgcaa
This window contains:
- the LOC124715725 gene encoding phosphopantothenoylcysteine decarboxylase encodes the protein MPNTDFKRTPGDDGSLQQKKHILIGCTGSVATIKLPNLVAFLNQKYDVDIRIIVTNHAQHFYSPEDIPSSISVYTDDDEWNMWSRRGDPVLHIELAKWADIFVIAPLDANTLAKLSHGMCDNLLTCVARAWEIKKPLLFCPAMNTKMWEHPITAKQIESLKEWGYCEVPCISKTLMCGDTGLGAMAEIDTIVAEIMGKLNKPHESMTH